One Glycine soja cultivar W05 chromosome 2, ASM419377v2, whole genome shotgun sequence genomic region harbors:
- the LOC114396596 gene encoding protein SMAX1-LIKE 6-like isoform X1 — translation MPTPVSIARQCLTDEAARALDDAVAVARRRSHAQTTSLHAISALLALPSSALRDACGRARSGAARFSATYSPRLQFRALELSVGVSLDRLPSSKSTAGGSDEEPPVSNSLMAAIKRSQANQRRHPESFHMFQQSQQGTTTTSFLKVELKHFVLSILDDPIVSRVFAEAGFRSCDIKLALLQPPLPPVQHRFNRSPPVFLCNLDPARPDENIRRILEVLARKNKRNPLLMGVYAKNALRGFVEMVRNGRGGSVLGSELRVVCLEREIGEFVKKGGCGEEKFGVRLKELEQCESSGSGVVVSFGEIEVFLGDDVDVDAVRFVFSGLTRLLEIRGEKVSLLGVAETSHAYSKLLGLFPNVENDWDLHLLTVTSATPSMEGLYSKSSLMGSFVPFGGFFSTPEIRSPVSCTNAPFTRCDTCNKKCEQEVADLLKVGPSSSNSTSSPWLQKVVNVETHRGSDAAKTNEENTSLNDKILGFQKKWNDICQRLHHTSSLPQFDISQTRSQSPTLEVSRFGPDFKESSSKDPSHNEFQYSSQISYMPKELHGIFPSKQLSVPLPSDTVSINTGTDHVLKVSETLQIHMKTPWAAPSLMANKSVLDHRSSSSPTRVTTDLGLGTLYTSTAQDPDTPKLQDQRKHLQRLSDSVSTDCDGTNENTSHRTARSSCSGSNLEGKFDLADFKSLNRLLNEKVGWQDQAIRAISQTLSLCKSGAGKRRGSHGRADIWLAFLGPDRLGKRKIASALAETIFGNPESLISVDLGFQDGFYPLNSVFEYQKSRCYDVLRRKTILDYIAGELSKKPHSVVFLENVDKADVLVQNSLLQALRTGKFSYSHGRAISINNTIFVVTSTVCKGNDSFVLEESKMFSEERMLEAKRCQMQLLIGRASEDAKRIGGTNVKVVPRKGFSKSSSLNKRKQADISDSKEGATSKMQKQDSEASRSFLDLNMPVEEGEEGVNDNDHESESMSENTDAWLSDFFDQIDEKVVFKPFNFNELAEQVLKRIGMLFQRTFGSELQLEIDHEVIAYILAAAWLSDKKNAVEDWIEHVLGKGFVEAQQKYHPAAQYVVKLVNCESIFVEEQAPDVCLPARINMD, via the exons ATGCCGACGCCGGTCAGCATAGCGAGGCAATGCTTAACCGACGAGGCCGCGCGTGCACTCGACGACGCGGTCGCCGTCGCGCGCCGCCGCAGCCACGCACAGACGACGTCGCTCCACGCCATCTCCGCCCTTTTAGCGCTCCCCTCCTCCGCCCTGCGCGACGCGTGCGGCCGCGCGCGCTCCGGCGCCGCCAGATTCTCCGCCACGTACTCGCCGCGCCTCCAGTTCCGCGCGCTGGAACTCTCCGTCGGAGTCTCCCTCGACCGGCTCCCGTCGTCGAAGTCCACTGCCGGCGGCAGCGACGAGGAGCCGCCGGTGTCGAACTCTCTGATGGCGGCGATTAAGCGGTCTCAGGCGAACCAGCGGCGGCACCCGGAGAGCTTCCACATGTTCCAGCAGAGCCAGCAGGGAACGACAACGACGTCGTTTTTGAAAGTTGAACTAAAGCACTTCGTTTTGTCGATCCTCGATGACCCTATCGTGAGTCGCGTTTTCGCCGAAGCAGGGTTTCGAAGCTGCGATATAAAACTCGCGTTGCTCCAACCGCCTCTACCTCCGGTTCAGCACCGGTTCAACCGGTCGCCTCCGGTTTTTCTCTGTAACCTCGACCCGGCCCGGCCTGACGAAAATATTCGCAGGATCTTGGAAGTTCTCGCGAGAAAAAACAAGAGAAACCCTTTGCTTATGGGTGTTTACGCAAAGAATGCTCTGAGGGGTTTCGTTGAGATGGTTCGGAACGGAAGAGGAGGTTCGGTGTTAGGTTCGGAGTTGAGGGTTGTCTGTTTGGAGAGGGAGATTGGGGAGTTTGTGAAAAAGGGTGGTTGTGGGGAAGAGAAATTTGGTGTGAGGTTGAAGGAGTTGGAACAATGTGAGAGTTCTGGTTCTGGGGTTGTTGTTAGTTTCGGGGAGATTGAGGTTTTTTTAGGGGATGATGTGGATGTTGATGCTGTTAGGTTCGTTTTTTCGGGTTTAACGAGGTTGTTGGAGATTCGTGGTGAAAAGGTTTCGTTGCTGGGAGTGGCGGAAACTTCTCATGCTTATTCGAAGTTGTTGGGTTTGTTTCCTAATGTGGAGAACGATTGGGATCTTCATTTGCTTACTGTTACTTCCGCCACTCCTTCAATGGAAGGACTCTACTCTAAATCCAG CTTGATGGGGTCCTTTGTTCCATTTGGTGGGTTCTTTTCTACACCTGAAATCAGAAGTCCCGTAAGCTGTACAAATGCACCTTTTACCCGTTGTGACACATGCAATAAAAAATGTGAACAAGAAGTTGCAGATCTTCTGAAGGTAGGTCCTTCATCTAGTAACTCAACGAGCTCACCCTGGTTACAAAAGGTTGTTAATGTGGAGACGCATAGAGGGTCGGATGCGGCAAAG ACTaatgaagaaaacacaagttTGAATGATAAGATCTTGGGATTTCAAAAGAAATGGAATGATATTTGTCAGCGTCTTCATCACACAAGTTCACTACCTCAATTTGATATTTCTCAAACAAGGTCCCAATCTCCAACACTTGAGGTTTCACGCTTTGGTCCGGATTTTAAGGAAAGCAGCAGTAAAGACCCATCACACAATGAATTCCAATATTCTAGTCAAATTTCCTACATGCCCAAAGAGTTGCATGGTATTTTTCCATCAAAGCAGTTATCTGTTCCATTACCTTCTGATACAGTCAGCATTAATACTGGAACTGATCATGTTCTAAAAGTTTCAGAGACACTGCAAATTCACATGAAGACCCCTTGGGCTGCCCCTTCCCTTATGGCCAATAAGAGTGTGCTTGACCACAGATCATCTTCATCCCCTACTCGTGTGACCACAGATTTAGGATTGGGAACGTTATATACATCAACTGCTCAGGATCCAGATACCCCAAAACTGCAAGATCAAAGAAAGCATCTTCAGCGCTTGTCAGATTCTGTTTCAACTGATTGTGATGGTACGAATGAAAATACTTCTCACCGAACTGCTAGATCTTCCTGCTCTGGTTCAAATTTGGAAGGAAAATTTGATTTAGCAGATTTCAAGTCTCTTAATCGACTTCTCAATGAAAAGGTTGGCTGGCAGGATCAGGCCATACGTGCTATCAGTCAAACTTTGTCCCTTTGTAAATCTGGTGCAGGAAAGCGTAGAGGCTCACATGGTAGAGCAGACATATGGTTGGCTTTCCTTGGACCAGATAGACTTGGAAAAAGGAAAATTGCTTCAGCTCTTGCAGAGACTATATTTGGAAACCCTGAAAGCCTAATCTCTGTGGATCTGGGCTTCCAGGATGGCTTTTACCCATTGAACTCGGTTTTTGAATACCAAAAATCACGTTGTTATGATGTGCTTAGGAGGAAGACAATTTTGGATTATATTGCTGGGGAGTTGAGTAAAAAACCCCATTCTGTTGTCTTTCTTGAAAATGTAGATAAAGCTGATGTTTTGGTGCAGAATAGTTTGTTGCAGGCATTAAGAACAGGAAAATTTTCATATTCGCATGGAAGGGCGATTAGCATCAATAACACTATCTTTGTTGTAACCTCAACTGTCTGTAAAGGTAATGACTCTTTTGTTTTGGAAGAGTCTAAGATGTTTTCTGAGGAAAGAATGCTTGAAGCCAAAAGATGCCAAATGCAATTATTAATTGGACGTGCTTCTGAGGATGCCAAAAGAATTGGTGGCACAAATGTTAAGGTTGTACCCAGAAAAGggttttccaaatcatcatctctgaacaaaagaaagCAGGCTGATATTAGTGACTCCAAGGAGGGAGCAACAAGCAAGATGCAGAAACAAGACAGCGAGGCATCTCGATCCTTTCTAGATCTAAATATGCCTGTAGAGGAGGGTGAAGAGGGTGTCAATGACAATGACCATGAAAGTGAATCCATGTCAGAAAACACAGACGCCTGGTTGAGTGATTTCTTTGATCAAATTGACGAGAAAGTGGTTTTTAAGCCATTCAATTTCAATGAGCTTGCTGAGCAAGTATTGAAAAGAATTGGCATGCTATTTCAAAGGACATtcggctcagagcttcagctgGAAATTGATCATGAGGTAATAGCATACATACTCGCAGCTGCTTGGTTATCAGACAAGAAAAATGCAGTGGAGGATTGGATTGAACATGTTCTTGGCAAAGGCTTCGTTGAAGCTCAGCAGAAGTACCATCCTGCAGCTCAATATGTAGTGAAACTGGTTAATTGTGAATCCATTTTTGTGGAAGAGCAAGCCCCTGATGTATGCCTTCCAGCTAGAATTAACATGGACTAA
- the LOC114396596 gene encoding protein SMAX1-LIKE 6-like isoform X2 gives MPTPVSIARQCLTDEAARALDDAVAVARRRSHAQTTSLHAISALLALPSSALRDACGRARSGAARFSATYSPRLQFRALELSVGVSLDRLPSSKSTAGGSDEEPPVSNSLMAAIKRSQANQRRHPESFHMFQQSQQGTTTTSFLKVELKHFVLSILDDPIVSRVFAEAGFRSCDIKLALLQPPLPPVQHRFNRSPPVFLCNLDPARPDENIRRILEVLARKNKRNPLLMGVYAKNALRGFVEMVRNGRGGSVLGSELRVVCLEREIGEFVKKGGCGEEKFGVRLKELEQCESSGSGVVVSFGEIEVFLGDDVDVDAVRFVFSGLTRLLEIRGEKVSLLGVAETSHAYSKLLGLFPNVENDWDLHLLTVTSATPSMEGLYSKSSLMGSFVPFGGFFSTPEIRSPVSCTNAPFTRCDTCNKKCEQEVADLLKVGPSSSNSTSSPWLQKVVNVETHRGSDAAKTNEENTSLNDKILGFQKKWNDICQRLHHTSSLPQFDISQTRSQSPTLEVSRFGPDFKESSSKDPSHNEFQYSSQISYMPKELHVSETLQIHMKTPWAAPSLMANKSVLDHRSSSSPTRVTTDLGLGTLYTSTAQDPDTPKLQDQRKHLQRLSDSVSTDCDGTNENTSHRTARSSCSGSNLEGKFDLADFKSLNRLLNEKVGWQDQAIRAISQTLSLCKSGAGKRRGSHGRADIWLAFLGPDRLGKRKIASALAETIFGNPESLISVDLGFQDGFYPLNSVFEYQKSRCYDVLRRKTILDYIAGELSKKPHSVVFLENVDKADVLVQNSLLQALRTGKFSYSHGRAISINNTIFVVTSTVCKGNDSFVLEESKMFSEERMLEAKRCQMQLLIGRASEDAKRIGGTNVKVVPRKGFSKSSSLNKRKQADISDSKEGATSKMQKQDSEASRSFLDLNMPVEEGEEGVNDNDHESESMSENTDAWLSDFFDQIDEKVVFKPFNFNELAEQVLKRIGMLFQRTFGSELQLEIDHEVIAYILAAAWLSDKKNAVEDWIEHVLGKGFVEAQQKYHPAAQYVVKLVNCESIFVEEQAPDVCLPARINMD, from the exons ATGCCGACGCCGGTCAGCATAGCGAGGCAATGCTTAACCGACGAGGCCGCGCGTGCACTCGACGACGCGGTCGCCGTCGCGCGCCGCCGCAGCCACGCACAGACGACGTCGCTCCACGCCATCTCCGCCCTTTTAGCGCTCCCCTCCTCCGCCCTGCGCGACGCGTGCGGCCGCGCGCGCTCCGGCGCCGCCAGATTCTCCGCCACGTACTCGCCGCGCCTCCAGTTCCGCGCGCTGGAACTCTCCGTCGGAGTCTCCCTCGACCGGCTCCCGTCGTCGAAGTCCACTGCCGGCGGCAGCGACGAGGAGCCGCCGGTGTCGAACTCTCTGATGGCGGCGATTAAGCGGTCTCAGGCGAACCAGCGGCGGCACCCGGAGAGCTTCCACATGTTCCAGCAGAGCCAGCAGGGAACGACAACGACGTCGTTTTTGAAAGTTGAACTAAAGCACTTCGTTTTGTCGATCCTCGATGACCCTATCGTGAGTCGCGTTTTCGCCGAAGCAGGGTTTCGAAGCTGCGATATAAAACTCGCGTTGCTCCAACCGCCTCTACCTCCGGTTCAGCACCGGTTCAACCGGTCGCCTCCGGTTTTTCTCTGTAACCTCGACCCGGCCCGGCCTGACGAAAATATTCGCAGGATCTTGGAAGTTCTCGCGAGAAAAAACAAGAGAAACCCTTTGCTTATGGGTGTTTACGCAAAGAATGCTCTGAGGGGTTTCGTTGAGATGGTTCGGAACGGAAGAGGAGGTTCGGTGTTAGGTTCGGAGTTGAGGGTTGTCTGTTTGGAGAGGGAGATTGGGGAGTTTGTGAAAAAGGGTGGTTGTGGGGAAGAGAAATTTGGTGTGAGGTTGAAGGAGTTGGAACAATGTGAGAGTTCTGGTTCTGGGGTTGTTGTTAGTTTCGGGGAGATTGAGGTTTTTTTAGGGGATGATGTGGATGTTGATGCTGTTAGGTTCGTTTTTTCGGGTTTAACGAGGTTGTTGGAGATTCGTGGTGAAAAGGTTTCGTTGCTGGGAGTGGCGGAAACTTCTCATGCTTATTCGAAGTTGTTGGGTTTGTTTCCTAATGTGGAGAACGATTGGGATCTTCATTTGCTTACTGTTACTTCCGCCACTCCTTCAATGGAAGGACTCTACTCTAAATCCAG CTTGATGGGGTCCTTTGTTCCATTTGGTGGGTTCTTTTCTACACCTGAAATCAGAAGTCCCGTAAGCTGTACAAATGCACCTTTTACCCGTTGTGACACATGCAATAAAAAATGTGAACAAGAAGTTGCAGATCTTCTGAAGGTAGGTCCTTCATCTAGTAACTCAACGAGCTCACCCTGGTTACAAAAGGTTGTTAATGTGGAGACGCATAGAGGGTCGGATGCGGCAAAG ACTaatgaagaaaacacaagttTGAATGATAAGATCTTGGGATTTCAAAAGAAATGGAATGATATTTGTCAGCGTCTTCATCACACAAGTTCACTACCTCAATTTGATATTTCTCAAACAAGGTCCCAATCTCCAACACTTGAGGTTTCACGCTTTGGTCCGGATTTTAAGGAAAGCAGCAGTAAAGACCCATCACACAATGAATTCCAATATTCTAGTCAAATTTCCTACATGCCCAAAGAGTTGCATG TTTCAGAGACACTGCAAATTCACATGAAGACCCCTTGGGCTGCCCCTTCCCTTATGGCCAATAAGAGTGTGCTTGACCACAGATCATCTTCATCCCCTACTCGTGTGACCACAGATTTAGGATTGGGAACGTTATATACATCAACTGCTCAGGATCCAGATACCCCAAAACTGCAAGATCAAAGAAAGCATCTTCAGCGCTTGTCAGATTCTGTTTCAACTGATTGTGATGGTACGAATGAAAATACTTCTCACCGAACTGCTAGATCTTCCTGCTCTGGTTCAAATTTGGAAGGAAAATTTGATTTAGCAGATTTCAAGTCTCTTAATCGACTTCTCAATGAAAAGGTTGGCTGGCAGGATCAGGCCATACGTGCTATCAGTCAAACTTTGTCCCTTTGTAAATCTGGTGCAGGAAAGCGTAGAGGCTCACATGGTAGAGCAGACATATGGTTGGCTTTCCTTGGACCAGATAGACTTGGAAAAAGGAAAATTGCTTCAGCTCTTGCAGAGACTATATTTGGAAACCCTGAAAGCCTAATCTCTGTGGATCTGGGCTTCCAGGATGGCTTTTACCCATTGAACTCGGTTTTTGAATACCAAAAATCACGTTGTTATGATGTGCTTAGGAGGAAGACAATTTTGGATTATATTGCTGGGGAGTTGAGTAAAAAACCCCATTCTGTTGTCTTTCTTGAAAATGTAGATAAAGCTGATGTTTTGGTGCAGAATAGTTTGTTGCAGGCATTAAGAACAGGAAAATTTTCATATTCGCATGGAAGGGCGATTAGCATCAATAACACTATCTTTGTTGTAACCTCAACTGTCTGTAAAGGTAATGACTCTTTTGTTTTGGAAGAGTCTAAGATGTTTTCTGAGGAAAGAATGCTTGAAGCCAAAAGATGCCAAATGCAATTATTAATTGGACGTGCTTCTGAGGATGCCAAAAGAATTGGTGGCACAAATGTTAAGGTTGTACCCAGAAAAGggttttccaaatcatcatctctgaacaaaagaaagCAGGCTGATATTAGTGACTCCAAGGAGGGAGCAACAAGCAAGATGCAGAAACAAGACAGCGAGGCATCTCGATCCTTTCTAGATCTAAATATGCCTGTAGAGGAGGGTGAAGAGGGTGTCAATGACAATGACCATGAAAGTGAATCCATGTCAGAAAACACAGACGCCTGGTTGAGTGATTTCTTTGATCAAATTGACGAGAAAGTGGTTTTTAAGCCATTCAATTTCAATGAGCTTGCTGAGCAAGTATTGAAAAGAATTGGCATGCTATTTCAAAGGACATtcggctcagagcttcagctgGAAATTGATCATGAGGTAATAGCATACATACTCGCAGCTGCTTGGTTATCAGACAAGAAAAATGCAGTGGAGGATTGGATTGAACATGTTCTTGGCAAAGGCTTCGTTGAAGCTCAGCAGAAGTACCATCCTGCAGCTCAATATGTAGTGAAACTGGTTAATTGTGAATCCATTTTTGTGGAAGAGCAAGCCCCTGATGTATGCCTTCCAGCTAGAATTAACATGGACTAA
- the LOC114396596 gene encoding protein SMAX1-LIKE 6-like isoform X3: MPTPVSIARQCLTDEAARALDDAVAVARRRSHAQTTSLHAISALLALPSSALRDACGRARSGAARFSATYSPRLQFRALELSVGVSLDRLPSSKSTAGGSDEEPPVSNSLMAAIKRSQANQRRHPESFHMFQQSQQGTTTTSFLKVELKHFVLSILDDPIVSRVFAEAGFRSCDIKLALLQPPLPPVQHRFNRSPPVFLCNLDPARPDENIRRILEVLARKNKRNPLLMGVYAKNALRGFVEMVRNGRGGSVLGSELRVVCLEREIGEFVKKGGCGEEKFGVRLKELEQCESSGSGVVVSFGEIEVFLGDDVDVDAVRFVFSGLTRLLEIRGEKVSLLGVAETSHAYSKLLGLFPNVENDWDLHLLTVTSATPSMEGLYSKSSLMGSFVPFGGFFSTPEIRSPVSCTNAPFTRCDTCNKKCEQEVADLLKVGPSSSNSTSSPWLQKVVNVETHRGSDAAKTNEENTSLNDKILGFQKKWNDICQRLHHTSSLPQFDISQTRSQSPTLEVSRFGPDFKESSSKDPSHNEFQYSSQISYMPKELHETLQIHMKTPWAAPSLMANKSVLDHRSSSSPTRVTTDLGLGTLYTSTAQDPDTPKLQDQRKHLQRLSDSVSTDCDGTNENTSHRTARSSCSGSNLEGKFDLADFKSLNRLLNEKVGWQDQAIRAISQTLSLCKSGAGKRRGSHGRADIWLAFLGPDRLGKRKIASALAETIFGNPESLISVDLGFQDGFYPLNSVFEYQKSRCYDVLRRKTILDYIAGELSKKPHSVVFLENVDKADVLVQNSLLQALRTGKFSYSHGRAISINNTIFVVTSTVCKGNDSFVLEESKMFSEERMLEAKRCQMQLLIGRASEDAKRIGGTNVKVVPRKGFSKSSSLNKRKQADISDSKEGATSKMQKQDSEASRSFLDLNMPVEEGEEGVNDNDHESESMSENTDAWLSDFFDQIDEKVVFKPFNFNELAEQVLKRIGMLFQRTFGSELQLEIDHEVIAYILAAAWLSDKKNAVEDWIEHVLGKGFVEAQQKYHPAAQYVVKLVNCESIFVEEQAPDVCLPARINMD; this comes from the exons ATGCCGACGCCGGTCAGCATAGCGAGGCAATGCTTAACCGACGAGGCCGCGCGTGCACTCGACGACGCGGTCGCCGTCGCGCGCCGCCGCAGCCACGCACAGACGACGTCGCTCCACGCCATCTCCGCCCTTTTAGCGCTCCCCTCCTCCGCCCTGCGCGACGCGTGCGGCCGCGCGCGCTCCGGCGCCGCCAGATTCTCCGCCACGTACTCGCCGCGCCTCCAGTTCCGCGCGCTGGAACTCTCCGTCGGAGTCTCCCTCGACCGGCTCCCGTCGTCGAAGTCCACTGCCGGCGGCAGCGACGAGGAGCCGCCGGTGTCGAACTCTCTGATGGCGGCGATTAAGCGGTCTCAGGCGAACCAGCGGCGGCACCCGGAGAGCTTCCACATGTTCCAGCAGAGCCAGCAGGGAACGACAACGACGTCGTTTTTGAAAGTTGAACTAAAGCACTTCGTTTTGTCGATCCTCGATGACCCTATCGTGAGTCGCGTTTTCGCCGAAGCAGGGTTTCGAAGCTGCGATATAAAACTCGCGTTGCTCCAACCGCCTCTACCTCCGGTTCAGCACCGGTTCAACCGGTCGCCTCCGGTTTTTCTCTGTAACCTCGACCCGGCCCGGCCTGACGAAAATATTCGCAGGATCTTGGAAGTTCTCGCGAGAAAAAACAAGAGAAACCCTTTGCTTATGGGTGTTTACGCAAAGAATGCTCTGAGGGGTTTCGTTGAGATGGTTCGGAACGGAAGAGGAGGTTCGGTGTTAGGTTCGGAGTTGAGGGTTGTCTGTTTGGAGAGGGAGATTGGGGAGTTTGTGAAAAAGGGTGGTTGTGGGGAAGAGAAATTTGGTGTGAGGTTGAAGGAGTTGGAACAATGTGAGAGTTCTGGTTCTGGGGTTGTTGTTAGTTTCGGGGAGATTGAGGTTTTTTTAGGGGATGATGTGGATGTTGATGCTGTTAGGTTCGTTTTTTCGGGTTTAACGAGGTTGTTGGAGATTCGTGGTGAAAAGGTTTCGTTGCTGGGAGTGGCGGAAACTTCTCATGCTTATTCGAAGTTGTTGGGTTTGTTTCCTAATGTGGAGAACGATTGGGATCTTCATTTGCTTACTGTTACTTCCGCCACTCCTTCAATGGAAGGACTCTACTCTAAATCCAG CTTGATGGGGTCCTTTGTTCCATTTGGTGGGTTCTTTTCTACACCTGAAATCAGAAGTCCCGTAAGCTGTACAAATGCACCTTTTACCCGTTGTGACACATGCAATAAAAAATGTGAACAAGAAGTTGCAGATCTTCTGAAGGTAGGTCCTTCATCTAGTAACTCAACGAGCTCACCCTGGTTACAAAAGGTTGTTAATGTGGAGACGCATAGAGGGTCGGATGCGGCAAAG ACTaatgaagaaaacacaagttTGAATGATAAGATCTTGGGATTTCAAAAGAAATGGAATGATATTTGTCAGCGTCTTCATCACACAAGTTCACTACCTCAATTTGATATTTCTCAAACAAGGTCCCAATCTCCAACACTTGAGGTTTCACGCTTTGGTCCGGATTTTAAGGAAAGCAGCAGTAAAGACCCATCACACAATGAATTCCAATATTCTAGTCAAATTTCCTACATGCCCAAAGAGTTGCATG AGACACTGCAAATTCACATGAAGACCCCTTGGGCTGCCCCTTCCCTTATGGCCAATAAGAGTGTGCTTGACCACAGATCATCTTCATCCCCTACTCGTGTGACCACAGATTTAGGATTGGGAACGTTATATACATCAACTGCTCAGGATCCAGATACCCCAAAACTGCAAGATCAAAGAAAGCATCTTCAGCGCTTGTCAGATTCTGTTTCAACTGATTGTGATGGTACGAATGAAAATACTTCTCACCGAACTGCTAGATCTTCCTGCTCTGGTTCAAATTTGGAAGGAAAATTTGATTTAGCAGATTTCAAGTCTCTTAATCGACTTCTCAATGAAAAGGTTGGCTGGCAGGATCAGGCCATACGTGCTATCAGTCAAACTTTGTCCCTTTGTAAATCTGGTGCAGGAAAGCGTAGAGGCTCACATGGTAGAGCAGACATATGGTTGGCTTTCCTTGGACCAGATAGACTTGGAAAAAGGAAAATTGCTTCAGCTCTTGCAGAGACTATATTTGGAAACCCTGAAAGCCTAATCTCTGTGGATCTGGGCTTCCAGGATGGCTTTTACCCATTGAACTCGGTTTTTGAATACCAAAAATCACGTTGTTATGATGTGCTTAGGAGGAAGACAATTTTGGATTATATTGCTGGGGAGTTGAGTAAAAAACCCCATTCTGTTGTCTTTCTTGAAAATGTAGATAAAGCTGATGTTTTGGTGCAGAATAGTTTGTTGCAGGCATTAAGAACAGGAAAATTTTCATATTCGCATGGAAGGGCGATTAGCATCAATAACACTATCTTTGTTGTAACCTCAACTGTCTGTAAAGGTAATGACTCTTTTGTTTTGGAAGAGTCTAAGATGTTTTCTGAGGAAAGAATGCTTGAAGCCAAAAGATGCCAAATGCAATTATTAATTGGACGTGCTTCTGAGGATGCCAAAAGAATTGGTGGCACAAATGTTAAGGTTGTACCCAGAAAAGggttttccaaatcatcatctctgaacaaaagaaagCAGGCTGATATTAGTGACTCCAAGGAGGGAGCAACAAGCAAGATGCAGAAACAAGACAGCGAGGCATCTCGATCCTTTCTAGATCTAAATATGCCTGTAGAGGAGGGTGAAGAGGGTGTCAATGACAATGACCATGAAAGTGAATCCATGTCAGAAAACACAGACGCCTGGTTGAGTGATTTCTTTGATCAAATTGACGAGAAAGTGGTTTTTAAGCCATTCAATTTCAATGAGCTTGCTGAGCAAGTATTGAAAAGAATTGGCATGCTATTTCAAAGGACATtcggctcagagcttcagctgGAAATTGATCATGAGGTAATAGCATACATACTCGCAGCTGCTTGGTTATCAGACAAGAAAAATGCAGTGGAGGATTGGATTGAACATGTTCTTGGCAAAGGCTTCGTTGAAGCTCAGCAGAAGTACCATCCTGCAGCTCAATATGTAGTGAAACTGGTTAATTGTGAATCCATTTTTGTGGAAGAGCAAGCCCCTGATGTATGCCTTCCAGCTAGAATTAACATGGACTAA